A genomic window from Luteolibacter sp. LG18 includes:
- the tdh gene encoding L-threonine 3-dehydrogenase: protein MKALVKAKAEEGLWLQDVPEPEVGPKDVLIKIRKTSICGTDVHIWKWDKWAQRTIPVPMHVGHEFCGVVEAVGSGVTDVVPGELVSGEGHIVCGRCRNCLAGRRHLCPNTLGVGVNRPGAFAEYLSIPYTNVYKVDPSIPEEVISTFDPLGNAVHTALSWDMVAEDVLITGAGPIGCMAAAVAKFAGARHVVVTDVNPYRLELAKKLGATRVVNVANETLEDVKKELGMKEGFDVALEMSGHPSGLNDILQHTSNGAKVSLLGIFPEKIAIDWDKVIFKGLILKGIYGREMFETWYKMSSMIRAGLDISPVITHRFHYTEYAKGFETMMSGQSGKVVLDWT, encoded by the coding sequence ATGAAAGCATTGGTCAAGGCAAAGGCGGAAGAGGGCTTGTGGCTCCAGGACGTCCCGGAACCCGAAGTGGGTCCGAAGGACGTGCTCATCAAAATCCGCAAGACATCGATCTGCGGCACGGACGTCCACATCTGGAAATGGGACAAGTGGGCCCAGCGCACCATTCCCGTGCCGATGCATGTCGGCCACGAGTTCTGCGGCGTCGTCGAGGCCGTGGGCTCCGGCGTCACCGACGTGGTCCCGGGCGAGCTCGTCTCCGGTGAAGGCCACATCGTCTGCGGCCGCTGCCGCAATTGCCTGGCGGGCCGCCGCCACCTCTGCCCGAACACGCTCGGCGTGGGCGTGAACCGTCCCGGTGCCTTCGCCGAATACCTCTCCATCCCCTACACCAACGTCTACAAGGTCGACCCCTCCATCCCGGAGGAAGTCATCTCGACCTTCGACCCGCTCGGCAACGCCGTCCACACCGCCCTGTCCTGGGACATGGTGGCGGAGGACGTGCTGATCACCGGCGCCGGTCCGATCGGCTGCATGGCCGCCGCCGTGGCGAAGTTCGCCGGCGCCCGCCACGTGGTCGTCACCGACGTGAACCCCTACCGCCTCGAGCTCGCCAAGAAACTTGGCGCCACGCGTGTCGTGAACGTCGCCAATGAAACCTTGGAAGACGTGAAGAAGGAGCTCGGGATGAAGGAAGGCTTCGACGTGGCGCTGGAAATGTCCGGCCACCCGTCCGGCCTCAATGACATCCTTCAACACACCTCCAACGGCGCCAAGGTCTCGCTGCTCGGCATCTTCCCGGAAAAAATCGCCATCGATTGGGACAAGGTCATTTTCAAGGGCCTGATCCTCAAGGGCATTTACGGTCGGGAAATGTTCGAAACTTGGTACAAAATGAGCAGCATGATTCGTGCCGGTTTGGACATTTCGCCTGTGATCACGCATCGATTCCACTACACTGAGTACGCGAAAGGCTTCGAGACCATGATGTCCGGCCAATCCGGCAAGGTGGTGCTGGATTGGACGTGA